DNA sequence from the Cucurbita pepo subsp. pepo cultivar mu-cu-16 chromosome LG06, ASM280686v2, whole genome shotgun sequence genome:
CCGTTCGACTGGTCCGTAAATGTGAGTGCCATCCAGTCGGTTTTTCTCTGTTACTGTTTTGATAATTTGAGTGTCTATACTGTGCCCTTACACCGTTCTCTTATTACAGAACACATCCGTCAGCCCTGATGGCAAGTTGCTTGCTGTTCTTGGGGACAGTCCAGGTTGCTTGGTCACTGATGCGAATTCTGGCCGAGTGAGTACTTCTTGCCTTACCTTTTCAGTGGATATTTATTGTGCATCATTTTAGGAAGAGAATGGAAGGGGGAAATAGAAATAGTAGAATACTAAATGGTAGGTTTGAACAGGCTATTGGGTGCCTTCAAGGGCACCTAGACTACTCTTTCACCTCCGCGTGGCACCCAAATGGTCAAATTTTGGCCACGGGAAACCAAGACACAACATGTAGGCTGTGGGATGTGAGGAAAATGTCAGAGTCCATGGCTGTTCTTAAAGGGAGGATGGGGGCTATAAGAGCTGTCAAATTCAGCTCGGATGGTAGATTTATGGCCATGGCTGAGCCAGCAGACTTCGTCCACATCTTTGATACCCAATCTGGTTATATTGAAGGACAAGAGATTGATATGTTTGGAGAAATAGCGGGCATATGCTTCAGCCCAGATGCTGAATCTCTATTCGTTGGCGTGTCTGATCGAACCTACGGGAGCTTATTAGAGTTCAACAGAAGACGTGATAATAGGTATTTGGACTCCATGATTTAATGCCTGGCCTGGCCTGGAACCAAGTCTTCTACCTGTAAATAACCCACTCTTCAACAGTTTGTATATGGGTCTGAAGAAGGGTAATAGAGCATAGGCATAGTACTTGTATACGGAAGTTCAGAAAATTCAGCCTGCATAGAACAAATAAGAGATCttttagattcacacgttaCAGAAGCTTGAAATCGCAAGTCCAATAGTTCAaaccaaatcataaaaatagcACAAACTAATTAATATCACAAAAAATgcgaatctttttttttttctctctactaatttcatttttgcttCGCGTTTTCTTGGATCTATAAGCCAATCTATAGGTGTTtctttcgtttccctctcatCCATCCAGTGATTTCTTTCGCTCTTGAACTTGATCGAATGAGTTCGAATTGTAAACTCGAATCTTTGGTTGTggcttttttctttctttgtttttatttgctaCCTTTATTTACTACCCTTGATACTGGGgtctttgtattttttggtCTCTTATTTGTCtatatttatcatttaagTACTGTGTTTTAAGCaagaaacatgaaaataaattgtttgaaaCTGCACTTAGATGCTTATTCTTTCATCCCAATTATTCTTTACTCTTCTACCCATATCCCCTAATAATCTCATCTTTTTTGGTCAAAACTTTGAtcaaaataatagtaataatgaattaatttgtttatatagTTGTAGATGTAAAATAACTAACAGCAATTAGATAATTATCTAACCAGATTTGTTGTATAAGGAACtatgacttttttttcttttttttttttttgtctctttttaTTGAAATGAAGGATTTTAACtgacaaaaaaagaatattaattttcatttagtcGTATAACATGATTTAAGAAACAGAGCCTTCATCGATTGTCATAGGCAGACTGGCAGGCACGTGACCGACATCTTCAAAGTCTCGATATTACCCTCGTCCCGTTCAACATGCTCCAATATCCACTCCGGattccctccctctctctcagCCCTAATTTGGTCAATTCCCATCCTCTCCCGCTTCTTTCTCTTCAGACGCTGCACTGAGCGCGTGGTCTTCACATCATCTTGCCATCGCTTGTCCCACGCACTGAGGTGGAATGCGCGTGGGCCAGTTCACAAGAGTAAAACCCACGGCTCAGTCTGCAGGATCAGGCGCCGGAGCCCAAGAGCTTCCTCCCCCATGCACGTGCCCTGTTCCATTTCTACCCCCACTTTTATTCTTCCCTCCGTAACCTGACCTTAACTATGGTTCTCAAAGAACTAACCATGGTTAAGCTTTCCTTCCAAATACCAAAAGTCTTTCCCTGTCGTGTCGCCCGTTGGTCGCCTCCCTTTGAATTCAACGCCGGCGACTGCATGGCCCCCCATATTTGCATTAATCTCAGCCGTTGGATTccaaatcatcatcatcatcatcacttATCTCTTGAATTCGTGGCCCCACAAATTGTCTCTTTAAACCTTGGAGTAGATTTGAGAGAATCATTTTACTAAAACcacaatcaaaattaattgatttccAAGATATTTTTTACAAATCACCCCCATTCAAATATTCTCATTAACTATTCAGTTGACCATTCAATTTTATACTAGCATAATTACTCAACTAcaaaaaagtataatttataaattaatttgaattatataaGTTGGATAAAAGTCCCctcagctaatttagagaatgatcatgggtttataatcaaggaatactatcttcattggtataaagtcttttggggaagctcaaaacaaagttatagtcatgctcaaagtggacaatatcataccactgtgtAGAGTAtagagtcgtgttcatttaaCAATATAATTGTCTAAACACAAACATAAAAGAGCAagttgttaggaatcatgaatCCCACAATAAtacgatattgtctactttaagtATAAGCTCGCATAGCATTGTTTTAgactttcatatatatatatatatataaaataaagaccaaattgagaattgaaagaatatttgatatattgtAGCCCTCAAATAGTGGCTCAACAGA
Encoded proteins:
- the LOC111796463 gene encoding uncharacterized WD repeat-containing protein C2A9.03-like isoform X3, whose product is MLRNLLWATSKHDVYLMQNYSVLHWSSLLRRSKEVLNVAKPVVPTLKLPGLMSQPLSRVQISTMAVKENLIVAGGFQGELICKYLNHPEVAFCTKITANDNAITNAVDIYRDSTGRTRIMTANNDAKVRIYDAENFSSLGCFPFDWSVNNTSVSPDGKLLAVLGDSPGCLVTDANSGRAIGCLQGHLDYSFTSAWHPNGQILATGNQDTTCRLWDVRKMSESMAVLKGRMGAIRAVKFSSDGRFMAMAEPADFVHIFDTQSGYIEGQEIDMFGEIAGICFSPDAESLFVGVSDRTYGSLLEFNRRRDNRYLDSMI
- the LOC111796463 gene encoding uncharacterized WD repeat-containing protein C2A9.03-like isoform X4, translating into MQNYSVLHWSSLLRRSKEVLNVAKPVVPTLKLPGLMSQPLSRVQISTMAVKENLIVAGGFQGELICKYLNHPEVAFCTKITANDNAITNAVDIYRDSTGRTRIMTANNDAKVRIYDAENFSSLGCFPFDWSVNNTSVSPDGKLLAVLGDSPGCLVTDANSGRAIGCLQGHLDYSFTSAWHPNGQILATGNQDTTCRLWDVRKMSESMAVLKGRMGAIRAVKFSSDGRFMAMAEPADFVHIFDTQSGYIEGQEIDMFGEIAGICFSPDAESLFVGVSDRTYGSLLEFNRRRDNRYLDSMI